The genomic DNA CGTCGCGGGCGTCTTCATCATGATCGTGTGGGGCGCGTTCCGCGGCCTGGTCCTGGACGACACCATGCGCGCCCCGACCGCGGACTTCGAGATCAAGCCGGAAGAAGGGGGCCTGGCCGGCTTCGCCCTGATCTTCCTCCTGCTGCGCGCCTTCTCCTCCGGCTGCGCCGCTCTCACCGGCGTCGAGGCGATCTCCAACGGAGTCCCGGCCTTCCGCAAGCCCAAGTCCAAGAACGCGGGGAACACCCTCGCGATGATGGGCCTGCTCGCCGTCACCATGTTCTGCGGCATCATCGCGCTCGCCTCCGCGACCGACGTGCGCATGTCCGAGAACCCGGCCACCGACCTCTTCCACAACGGCGTCGCGGTCGGCGCGGACTACGTCCAGCACCCGGTGATCTCCCAGGTCGCCGAGGCGGTCTTCGGCGAGGGCAGCTTCCTGTTCATCGTGCTGGCCGCCGCCACCGCGCTGGTCCTCTTCCTCGCCGCCAACACCGCGTACAACGGCTTCCCGCTGCTCGGCTCGATCCTCGCCCAGGACCGCTACCTGCCGCGCCAGCTGCACACCCGCGGCGACCGCCTGGCGTTCTCCAACGGCATCGTGCTCCTCGCCGGGGCCGCGATGCTCCTGGTCGTCGTCTACGGCGCCGACTCGACCCGCCTGATCCAGCTCTACATCGTCGGCGTCTTCGTGTCCTTCACGCTCAGCCAGATCGGCATGGTCCGGCACTGGAACCGCAACCTGGCCACCGAGCGGGACCAGTCCAAGCGCCGCCACATGATGCGTTCCCGCGCGATCAACGCCTTCGGCGCCTTCTTCACCGGTCTCGTCCTGGTCGTGGTCCTGGCGACCAAGTTCACGCACGGCGCCTGGGTCGCGCTGCTCGGCATGTGCATCTTCTTCGCGACCATGACGGCGATCCGCAAGCACTACGACCGGGTCGCCGAGGAGATCGCGGCCCCGGAGGACCCCGAGGAGGCACAGAGCGACGACATGGTGCGTCCCTCCCGCGTCCACTCGGTGGTCCTGATCTCCAAGATCCACCGCCCCACGCTCCGCGCCCTGGCCTACGCCAAGCTCATGCGCTCCGACAGCCTGGAGGCGCTCAGCGTCAACGTCGACCCGGCCGAGACGAAGGCGCTGCGCGAGGAGTGGGAGCGCCGCGGCATCGCCGTACCGCTGAAGGTGCTGGACTCGCCGTACCGCGAGATCACGCGGCCGGTCATCGAGTACGTCAAGAGCCTGCGCAAGGAGTCCCCGCGCGACGCGGTCTCGGTGATCATCCCCGAGTACGTGGTCGGCCACTGGTACGAGCACCTGCTGCACAACCAGAGCGCCCTGCGCCTCAAGGGGCGCCTGCTGTTCACGCCGGGCGTCATGGTCACGTCCGTCCCCTACCAGCTGGAGTCCTCCGAGGCCGCCAGGCGCCGGGCCCGCAAGCGCCAGAACTGGAGCGCGCCCGGCGCGGTCCGGCGGGGACCGGCCCACCACCAGGACCGTACGAAGGACTCCTCCTCGTCCAAGTAGACTGGACGGCTGCTGTCCTTTGTCGTCCCTGTCGTCCCCCGTTCTCTGGAGTCACCCCGCCATGCAGGCAGAACCGAAGAAGTCGCAGGCGGAGAAGCGAGCCGTGTCCGAGGCCGTCTCGCTGGTGGGTGAGGAGTACGAGGTCGAGGTCGGCCCCGTCGCCCACGGCGGCCACTGCATCGCGCGCACGTCCGAGGGCCAGGTGCTCTTCGTCCGGCACACGCTGCCCGGCGAGCGGGTCGTGGCCCGGGTGACGGAGGGCGAGGAGGGCGCCCGCTTCCTGCGCGCGGACGCGGTCGAGATCCTGGGCCCCTCCAAGGACCGCATCGAGGCCCCCTGCCCCTTCGCCGGCCCCGGCCGCTGCGGCGGCTGCGACTGGCAGCACGCCAAGCCGGGCGCCCAGCGCCGCCTGAAGGGCGAGGTCGTCGCCGAGCAGCTCCAGCGCCTGGCGGGCCTGACCCCCGAGGAGGCCGGCTGGGACGGCACGGTGATGCCGGCCGAGGGCGACAAGCTGCCCGCGGGCCAGGTCCCGTCGTGGCGCACGCGCGTGCAGTACGCGGTGGACGCGGAGGGCCGAGCCGGTCTGCGTCGCCACCGCTCCCACGAGATCGAGCCGATCGACCACTGCATGATCGCGGCGGAGGGCGTCAGCGAGCTGGGCATCGAGCGCCGTGACTGGCCCGGCATGGCGACGGTCGAGGCGATCGCGGCGACGGGCTCCCAGGACCGCCAGGTCATCCTGACCCCGAGGCCCGGCGCCCGCCTCCCCATCGTCGAACTGGACCGCCCGGTCTCGGTCATGCGCGTCGAGGAGAAGGACGGCGGCGTCCACCGCGTCCACGGCCGCCCCTTCGTCCGCGAGCGCGCCGACGACCGCACCTACCGCGTCGGCTCCGGCGGCTTCTGGCAGGTCCACCCGAAGGCCGCCGACACCCTGGTGACCGCGGTCATGCAGGGCCTGCTGCCCCGCAAGGGCGACATGGCCCTGGACCTCTACTGCGGCGTCGGCCTCTTCGCCGGCGCCCTGGCCGACCGCGTCGGCGACCAGGGCGCGGTCCTCGGCATCGAGTCCGGCAAGCGCGCCGTCGAGGACGCCCGCCACAACCTCGCCGCCTTCGACCGCGTCCGCATCGAGCAGGGCAAGGTCGAGTCCGTCCTGCCCCGCACCGGCATCGACGAGGTCGACCTCATCGTCCTCGACCCGCCCCGCGCGGGCGCCGGCCGCAAGACGGTCCAGCACCTCTCGACCCTGGGCGCCCGCAGGATCGCCTACGTGGCCTGCGACCCGGCCGCGCTGGCCCGGGACCTGGGGTACTTCCGGGACGGGGGGTACCGGGTGCGGATGCTTCGGGTGTTCGATCTGTTTCCGATGACCCATCATGTGGAGTGCGTCGCGATCCTCGAACCGGCCGTAAAGGGCTCCTGACCTGCGGTTTTTCGTGTGCGCGTTATGTGCGGTGTGGGCGTTACGGGCGATATCTTGACGCTGAAATGACGCTCGTGACGCTCATTTGACGCTCGTCCTGATGGGGTGTCAGGTGTGTTGCGTCGCTGGTCAGATGGCCTGATGGGGAAGCCGCGAGGCAGGGGCGCCGGGGATCTTGGTGTCAAACAGTCACGCTCGGTCGCATCAGCAGAGGGTCCAGCAGGTTCCTGGTCTACTGGTGGTACATCATGAGCAATGCCGTGACCAGCGGAAACGTATATTGGGCTCACTGTGAGCTGGATGCTGGCCCGTGTGTGGTCCGGATCTTCGTCTTGATCGATTTGGTGGGCGCAACCCGGAGATGGGTCCCCCACCCCAGGTAAGGAGAAACGAGCGAGTGCGGATCGCGGGCAAAACCAGCTCGAATAGGCTGCGTGGTGCCTCGGCGCCCAGCTGCACACGCGCACAGCGGCAAGCACTGTAGACCTCGGTAAGATCGTCCCCCTCACCGTCAACCCCCTCATCCCCCTCTACAACGCCGCGCCCTGTCCCGCACCTTCCAGCTCTCCCCGCCGAAGCGATGGCCGACGTCGAGTAGCAGATCGACGCCACCGGCCTGGCCCGCTTTGCCGGCCAGTCCGTGCTTGACGTCGCCCCGAACGGCAGCGCGCCCTTAACGCCCTGGGGGAGCGACGTCTTGTGGGCATCCTCTGCTTCCTCGTCCTCACCGCTGCCGCTATGCGCGCGGTGCTTCCCTCTCCCCACCTGAGCACGTCCGAAGGGGGCCGTACACGGCTGTGCGGGCCCCCGTCACAAGCTCAGGTCACTCCTGTGCCTGGGCGTTCGGGTCGTGCACCGGCACCTTCTTGAAGAGGTCCCGGACCGCGTTCTTGGTCGGCCGGACGTACCGCTCCCGAGGAATGCGCGACCCCTTCTTCAGCGGCCTGCCTCTTCCAGCTCCTCGTCCGTCGCGCCGCTCGTACCGAGGCCGGTGGCGCCGCCGGCGCGAAGGCCGTGCGAGGAGACGGGGCGTCCGTCGCTCTTGAGTCCGGCCGCGGCGAACCAGTGCTTCACCCGGTCGTTCACGGTCTGCGGGCGCAGGTAGATGCCGCGCTTGGTGACCCGCCCCCTGTGGCCCGGGTCTCCGGCGTTGCGACCTTTTCGCTTCGCAGGGTCTCGCGCCACACCGGACCGGTGGTGATGCCCTGTTCCGTCAGCCAGTCGACGTGATCGTCTGTGTTCCCTCGCCCTTGTGGGTTTTGTCCTCGGCGAGCCAGACGAACACGCGGTCGTCGGTGATCGTCAGGTCCTCGAGGTCCAGGCCGACGTCTTCGATGCTGCGTCCGAGGAACCGGTACCCGAAGGCGAGCATCGCCGAGTCGCGCCAGCCGATCGGCCGGTCATCCGCCTCCGCCTTCTTCATCATCGGGACCAGGTACGGCAGCGTGATCGGAACACTTCCTTCCTGCGCAGCGCCCGCTTGTTCTTCTTTCATCAGGTGTCGGCCGTACTCCGTGTACGTCGCCGTCGTGCAGGGCTTCGCCACGCGCCCCTGCTCCGCACACCAAGACTCGAACAACCGCACCGCCGTACGCCGCTGCGGCGACCCCTCCCGCTTCGCCTCCTTACAACGGCTAACACAATGAGGTGGATCAGTCCTGGTTGCCGTGTCCGGCACGGGAGTTGAGCGTTCGGTTCGGTGTGGGGACGTCGCCGTGGATCGTGTCGGATGAACTGTGGGACCGTCTGGAGCCGCTGCTACCGCAGCGTGAGCGCAGGTTCCGGCATCCAGGTCGCAAGCCGTTGCCGGACAGGGACGTGCTGTGCGGGATCTTGTACGTGCTGCACACCGGGATCCAGTGGGAGTACCTGCCCAGGGACCTCGGCTTCGGGTCGGGCATGACGTGCTGGCGCCGGCTGCGGGACTGGAACGCGGCCGGCGTCTGGCAGCGGTTGCACGAGATTCTGCTGGCCGAACTGAACGCGGCCGCACGTCTGGACTGGTCCCGCTGTGTGGTCGACTCCTCGCACGTCAGGGCGCTAAAAGGGGGCAGCACACGGGCCCATCGCCGGTCGACCGGGGACGAGCCGGCTCCAAGCACCACTTGATCACCGACGGACACGGCACCCCGCTCGCGGTCCTGCTGACCGGCGGCAACCGCAACGACGTCACCCAGCTCCTGCCCCTGCTCGACGCGATCCCGCCAGTCCGCGGCCGAGTCGGTCATCCTCGCCGGAAGCCGGACTCGCTGTTCGCCGACCGCGGGTACGACCACGACATCTACCGGGACCAGGTCCGTGCCCGCGGCATCGTGCCCGCGATCGCCCGCCGCGGCACCCTGCACGGCACCGGACTGGGCACCTACCGCTGGGTTGTGGAGAGGAGCATTGCCTGGTTGCACGGCTTCCGTCGCCTGCGAATCCGCTGGGAACGGCGAGCCGACATCCACGAAGCATTCCTCAAACTCGCCTGCTGCCTCATCACCCATCGGCAACTCAGGGCATTGCGCTGACACTGGAACCGCTGGGCACTCCATGGATGTCCGTCGCGCATGCCATGATCCGGCCCCATGAGCGACCGATCGCTTTCGCCTGCCTGGCTGGCCTCGTGGACAGAGAGGGTCAGCGGGACTCTCACGACCATGACGGGCGAGTTCGAGCATCGGCACGGCTTTCCTCCTGGGATCAATCAGGTCCGGCCGGCCGACCACAACGATCAAGCCGCGGCACACACGCTCGCCCAAGTCACCCGTACACCAGCTGACCTGGTCACCTTCTACGAAAGCATCGGTGACGTCACCTGGGAGGACGTCGGCAACGGCTACTTCCTCGATACGGCCGGTGACCTCCTGCTGCGGCTCCAGGAGTACGGCGTTGTCGACTTCGGCACGGACGAAAAGAGCCGTGGCCTGGTCATCGGCTCGAACGGCGGCGGCCTGATCTATGTCGCGGGGCCTGATGGGGCCGTTTACCGGACGCGGACGGCGTCACTGGACGAAGCGGAGCTCGACAAGGTAGCCGATGACCTACGACAGTTTCTGGAGCTGCTGGAGCGCTCCCTGACAAGGTTCAACGCCGACGGCGAGCCGGGATACCTGTAAGCACAGGCCCGACGACCATTTTGTTAGCCGTTGTTAAGGGCCTGGGCGGTCTCCTCGCTGACCTACAGGTCCCCTGGGAACGGATGGAAACCCCGCTCACGATCGCCGCATAAGCGTTCCTTCGCCCCTGTCCTGCTTGGACAGGGACGAAGCCGGTTGCGAGCGGTCACGATTACGATCGCGAGTTCGAGTCGGGCGGCTCTTCGTGGGGGAGCACCCTGCGGACGTCAGCGTCGAACGGCACGGATAGGCGTAGGCATCGACGCCGTCTTTATGCCCTGCATCCGCAACCGACACGCGTTGCTCAGGCGCGGCAGCGAGCGACCCGGACGAGCGCGAGAGCAGGGGCCGAAGGCGACGTTCGGCTCTCGCGGAGTCATCTATGCTCGCGCCCAGTTGGTATGACCAGTTCGCTTCACGGGGCGGAGAGCCGCATGGCCGATGAGATCAAGTATGAGTACAAGGCCGTGCGGGCCGTTCGGGGCGCCGACGGTTTGGTGATCTCGAAGATGCAGAAGGACGGATGGGAGCTCGTGGAACAGCTCCCAGGCAGACTTCGCACCACCCTCAACTTTCGTCGGCCGAAGAGGCCACTGCCTTGGCGTCTGATCGGGGCGGGGGCCGCCGTCCTCGTGGTCTTGGCCGCCATCATCGGCACAGGCGTTGCACTTGGCGACGGCGACGGCGACGAGGAGAAGGGCGCGTCAGCCAGTTCGCCGGCCACCAGTGAGAAGTCTTCCGCTACGCCGCCCGCAGACGCCCCGACCACCGCTGAGGTGATCACGGCGCAGAACAGTCCCGAGTTCGCGACGCTGTTGAAGGCGGATCCGTGTGGCGGAGCGAACGTGAACTTCGCCACCAAGCACGCGGGGCAGACGGTCGCCTTCGACGGGTCAATCAGGCACATGGCGGCCCACGCGGATGACCGGACCCGCTACGACTTCCTTCTGGGCCCGGGCGACAAGGGGCCGCGGACGACGGACGGCCCGAACTTCAAGTACGAGGACGTCAACACCGGCAACCTCCACCTGACCGGCAAGGAGGTCCCGGCCACCGTTGCAGTTGGTGACAAGTTCCGCTTCATCGCCGAGGTGATCGAGTTCGACACGGTCCAGTGCCTATTCCGCCTCGCCCCGGTCTCGACGGAGGACCGGTAGCCGAGATGGCCAGCCTTCCAAACATGCAGGGAGCTGCCCGATGGAACAGCCCCCTGCTCCATCCATTCCAGAGATTTTAACTTTCCCACCAAGCTTGCCAGACGGCAGCGCCATCCTTGCCCCGTGCCCGCAACCAGCCCTGCCCAACGGCTCGCCGACCACGTTCGACACTTCCTTGGCAGCTTGGAGACCTCGGCGCCGTACACCTCGGCCAGATGAGCCGATATCTCTGCGTGGGTAAGTCCCTTCGGGGACAAGGAGAGCATCATCTCGTCCACCCCGGTCAGGCGCCGCTGCCGTTTCTTGACGATCTGCGGCTCACAGCTGCCGGCGCCCTCACCTCGGCCCGACGTCGGTCAGCACGGTCTTCGCCGGGTGCCGTTGCGGCTGTTGCCATTGTTCTTCCCGGCCGGATCGTGCTTCTCATAGCCGAGGTGATCGGTGATCTCGCCCTCCGGGGTGGACTCCAGCACTCGCTCGGTCAGCATCCGCAACAGCCTGCCCTCACCCGGTCAGCTGCAGTTCCTCGATCCGGGTCCGGTCAATCGGCATCGCGACGAGCGGTTCGTCCGCCGCGGTCGACGGCATCGCACCGCTGACCGGCTCCTCCACGGACTCGTGCTCGATCGTCGTATCGCTCACTTGGCGTCTCTCCCTTGATCAGCAGATCCGCATTGATCAGACACTCCAGGGGGCGCTCAGATGGTCATCCTGTGGTGGGATACACGACCATGTCGATGTTCACCGCGGCGTACTGGTTGAGCATGTAGGGGGATGCGCCACTGAAGGGTCGGCGGTCCTTGCCCGTGCGGGCGTCGAGGATGACGCTGGTGGTGTCCGTGCTGGCGTAGACGGCTCCGTGCCAGGCGTTTCCGAGGTTCGGCTTCTTCCGCGAGTTGTCGTCTGCGGAGATGGTCCACAGCACCTTGCGGGTGCGGGCGTCGATGCCTCGCACGGCTTCCTCGCTGTCGCACACGACTACGGACCGCTGGTCGTACACACAGTGGAGGAGGGTGCCGTCCGTGCCACCGGGCACCGTTTTGCCCGTGCGGCTGTCGCGCAGCAATCCGGTCGCGAAGAAGCCGCCACCCACCGGCTCGATTTCTACCGACGACCGGCCCTCCAGCTTCCAGCGCGGCGTTCCGTCCGTGAGTGTCCGGCCGGCGAGGCCGAGGTCTGTCTGGTCGGAGTGCCAGCCGTGCAGCGACTGGAACCGGGCCTCTTCGCCCAGCTGAGTCCCGATGACAACGCCGCTGTCCAGCGCCCCGGCCGCGAAGTGCTCCTTCTGCCACGTCACTTGGCGCCTGTTCAGGTCGACGGCGTAAGTGGTGGCGCTTTCACTGTCCTCGCTGGAGTCGTCCGTGCTGGTGAGAACCCTGACGACGGCGGTTCCGTCCTGTGCGCCCACGACGGCAGGCTCCAGATCGCTGACGGTCGACTTCGCGGGTTCCGGCAACCGCGTAGTCCACGACACCTTGCCGGTGTCCGCATCGACTGCCCGCAGGTACACGTCGGTCCGGTCGACCTCGGTGCCCGAGCCTTTCGTGTAGTCGGCGTAGGCGAAGAGCACATCCGTGCGCCCGTTGTGCTGCGCGAAGACCGGGGGGATCCTCTGGTTGTCGCTCACTCCTCCCGCCGTGCCGGTGTACCAGTCCTTGCGGCCCAGAGGGGACGACCACAGCTTGCGCCCTGAGCTGGTGTCGTAGGCGTTGAGCGCTGCGGCCGTCCGCTCGTAGAGCCGGGGCCCGAGCTGTGCGAATCCCCAGGACTTGACGTGCTCGTCAACCGGCAGCTTCACCGCCTTGCCGAACTTGACCGGCGGATCGAACCCTTTCGCCTCGCCCCGAGGCTTTGCCGCAGAGGATGCGTTGGGGGCACTGTCTTCGGCTCCGGAACCGCCGTCGGAGCATCCCGCCAAACCTACTAGAAGAGACACGCAAGTCATATACATGGCATATCGGCGCATCAGTCGCACAATATTCCCTTCCCAAGGTCAACTTGACTGCAACGTATTGCTGTTGTGATCCGTACAACCAGGAGGTGGAAGAACCTCTTGGAAGGCCGAGCCGCCGCCCGGCCGGGAAGCCCCCGCTCCCTCGGGGCCGGCTCGGAGCAGCTCTCACCCGCGCCGACAGCTCTCACGCTCCCGCGCCGGCCGCACCCATCGGTGCATGCTGCGAGCGTTTCCGACAATGTCGGCGGCTCCCGGCCCACCGCTCTGCGCGCGCATTTCAGTGCGGACGAGGTGGACCGAGGCATGCGGGCCCTCGATCCGCCCTGCGGTGTTGGTTCACTGGCGCAGGCACCGGCCACCTGGGTGCCCTCCTTCGCATTGTCGATATCGTGCGGCTGGTGTAGTGCTCGAGCGGGACCCGCTGTTCTGGTGGTGTTGCTGCACTGTCTGGGCGTGCGGACGCCCCCCCCGAGATCTCCTTCCCGGCTTTCCAGCCGAGTCCGTGGGGCCCCTTCCGCCAGCGGCGGCACGATGCACGGCGCTGCTGTCGTCTCCTGCCGTGCGGACGGCCTACCGGCGCGGGCCCCGGGTCCAAGGAGCCCGTTGTCCCTGCAGCGTCGGCCCCACTTGCGCCGTGGGGCTGCCCGCGACCGGTGCAGGGCCGGGGTGGATGCCGCCGTTGGGCTGCTCCGCGGCGAGCGGTCGTGGGGTGAGGGTGGCGGTGGCTGCGGTCTCCTGCGTCCGGTGCGCGCCGAAGACGATCAGCGTCCACAGCAGGCAGCCGAAGGCGGCGGTGTGGAGCAGGGCGCGGACGATGTTCCAGGCGGCCCAGGCACTCTCGAAGTTTTCGCGTACGGCTGCGGGGTCCTTGATGTGGTCGGGGCTGCCGGCTTTGGCGAGTTGGTCGTTGAGGGGAACGTTGAGGCCGCTGGTCACCACGAAGGCGAGGAGGTAGAGCACCAGCGCGGCGATCAGCCATGGCAGCGCGGCCCGTCCGTGGCCGCGCCAGGCCAGGACGACTGCAAGGCCGAGTAGGGGGATCGCGGCCATGAAGGGGAACATGAAGACCGGGTTGAGGATGGCCTTGTTGATGTTCTGCATCGCCTCGACGAAAGTCCGGTCGGACGAGCGTGCCAGGCCCGGCATGACGGAGTAGGCGAAGGCCGCGAACAGGCCGGCCATCAAGCCGGTCGCGAGGGCACTCAGTATCAGGGTGATCTGCTGGAGGTTCTTCACACGTGTTGCCTTTCGTCCCAGATGAGAGTGGCGGGGGTGCGGCAGGCGGGGCGTAGTCAGCGCAAGTCGCGCGGGGCGCGGTCCAGGGCGGTGCGCCGGACGCCGCCTGCTGGGTGGGCGCGTTGCGATCGTGGGGGATGCGGTGAACGGGTGTGCGGACGAGGCCGTGACGTCCGCGGGCGCCAAGCAGTCAACGACCGCCCCAAGCACCGCGGAAAAGTGTCACCGGGCAGGGATCGGCTGAGTGAGGTTCACCGCGTTGCCGTCAGGGTCCTGGATGTGGGCGACGCGCTGTCCCCACGGCATGTCATTGGGGCCGCTGCGGACCGTTCCGCCGAGTGCTTCCACCCGGGTGAGCGTCTCGTCGACGTCGTCGACACCGATGCTGAGCAGGATTCGCGGTGCCGCCCCGGTCCCCGGGTTCTCCTTGGCCACCAATCCGAGGTCGGTGTCGCCGATGCGTAGGCCGAGGTAGAAGGCCGGTCCTTCCGCAGGCACCCGGAAGATCTCCTCAGCGCCCAACAATTGTGTATAGAAGCCGAGCAGAACATCGCGATGGGCAGTCAGGATCACTGGCTGAATGGTGGACATGGCACTCCTGTCGGGCACGGTCGTGTCGCCGGATAGACCGTTCGAGGACGGAAAACTCATCGGCGTCTCAGCCCTGCCGAGCCCGAGCGGAGGGCAAGCGCCTCAAAGTGCCTGAACCTGGCTGCACGGGTTGCACATGCGGTGAGCTTCACCGACTGACGCGCGGCGGTTCACAGTGGGCGCACCGACGCGGCTCCACCGCGTGAGGGTCCGTACCGGAGGGAGGCGCTGCCGCACTGGGGGTGGTAGCCGTGCCACGCCAGATTGCCCGTGCCGAACCGACGTACGGTCGCGGAGGCTCATTCGGCGCTC from Streptomyces sp. CB09001 includes the following:
- a CDS encoding APC family permease yields the protein MSKLTDVPKRILIGRALRSDRLGETLLPKRIALPVFASDPLSSVAYAPGEVLLVLSIAGVSAYHFSPWIAVAVVVLMFTVVASYRQNVHAYPSGGGDYEVATTNLGPKAGLTVASALLVDYVLTVAVSISSGIENLGSAVPFVVEHKVLCAVAVILLLTLMNLRGVRESGTLFAIPTYVFVAGVFIMIVWGAFRGLVLDDTMRAPTADFEIKPEEGGLAGFALIFLLLRAFSSGCAALTGVEAISNGVPAFRKPKSKNAGNTLAMMGLLAVTMFCGIIALASATDVRMSENPATDLFHNGVAVGADYVQHPVISQVAEAVFGEGSFLFIVLAAATALVLFLAANTAYNGFPLLGSILAQDRYLPRQLHTRGDRLAFSNGIVLLAGAAMLLVVVYGADSTRLIQLYIVGVFVSFTLSQIGMVRHWNRNLATERDQSKRRHMMRSRAINAFGAFFTGLVLVVVLATKFTHGAWVALLGMCIFFATMTAIRKHYDRVAEEIAAPEDPEEAQSDDMVRPSRVHSVVLISKIHRPTLRALAYAKLMRSDSLEALSVNVDPAETKALREEWERRGIAVPLKVLDSPYREITRPVIEYVKSLRKESPRDAVSVIIPEYVVGHWYEHLLHNQSALRLKGRLLFTPGVMVTSVPYQLESSEAARRRARKRQNWSAPGAVRRGPAHHQDRTKDSSSSK
- a CDS encoding class I SAM-dependent RNA methyltransferase, producing MQAEPKKSQAEKRAVSEAVSLVGEEYEVEVGPVAHGGHCIARTSEGQVLFVRHTLPGERVVARVTEGEEGARFLRADAVEILGPSKDRIEAPCPFAGPGRCGGCDWQHAKPGAQRRLKGEVVAEQLQRLAGLTPEEAGWDGTVMPAEGDKLPAGQVPSWRTRVQYAVDAEGRAGLRRHRSHEIEPIDHCMIAAEGVSELGIERRDWPGMATVEAIAATGSQDRQVILTPRPGARLPIVELDRPVSVMRVEEKDGGVHRVHGRPFVRERADDRTYRVGSGGFWQVHPKAADTLVTAVMQGLLPRKGDMALDLYCGVGLFAGALADRVGDQGAVLGIESGKRAVEDARHNLAAFDRVRIEQGKVESVLPRTGIDEVDLIVLDPPRAGAGRKTVQHLSTLGARRIAYVACDPAALARDLGYFRDGGYRVRMLRVFDLFPMTHHVECVAILEPAVKGS
- a CDS encoding SMI1/KNR4 family protein yields the protein MTGEFEHRHGFPPGINQVRPADHNDQAAAHTLAQVTRTPADLVTFYESIGDVTWEDVGNGYFLDTAGDLLLRLQEYGVVDFGTDEKSRGLVIGSNGGGLIYVAGPDGAVYRTRTASLDEAELDKVADDLRQFLELLERSLTRFNADGEPGYL
- a CDS encoding DUF4839 domain-containing protein, with protein sequence MADEIKYEYKAVRAVRGADGLVISKMQKDGWELVEQLPGRLRTTLNFRRPKRPLPWRLIGAGAAVLVVLAAIIGTGVALGDGDGDEEKGASASSPATSEKSSATPPADAPTTAEVITAQNSPEFATLLKADPCGGANVNFATKHAGQTVAFDGSIRHMAAHADDRTRYDFLLGPGDKGPRTTDGPNFKYEDVNTGNLHLTGKEVPATVAVGDKFRFIAEVIEFDTVQCLFRLAPVSTEDR
- a CDS encoding anthrone oxygenase family protein yields the protein MKNLQQITLILSALATGLMAGLFAAFAYSVMPGLARSSDRTFVEAMQNINKAILNPVFMFPFMAAIPLLGLAVVLAWRGHGRAALPWLIAALVLYLLAFVVTSGLNVPLNDQLAKAGSPDHIKDPAAVRENFESAWAAWNIVRALLHTAAFGCLLWTLIVFGAHRTQETAATATLTPRPLAAEQPNGGIHPGPAPVAGSPTAQVGPTLQGQRAPWTRGPRR
- a CDS encoding VOC family protein codes for the protein MSTIQPVILTAHRDVLLGFYTQLLGAEEIFRVPAEGPAFYLGLRIGDTDLGLVAKENPGTGAAPRILLSIGVDDVDETLTRVEALGGTVRSGPNDMPWGQRVAHIQDPDGNAVNLTQPIPAR